A single region of the Polyodon spathula isolate WHYD16114869_AA chromosome 12, ASM1765450v1, whole genome shotgun sequence genome encodes:
- the LOC121324617 gene encoding HLA class II histocompatibility antigen gamma chain-like, which translates to MSQEHLVSNEAALPGEETVLIRNDSGRGSSSRGWKIGGFTLLGLLLIAGQAITVYFVMAQKGQISSLQEHTDILKKQLNNQQHAPLSPPKMLRMPMFHMPMLVSNFADEKPKKIPMTPLEDTATVSVEEQVKGLLQQEDPDQTLPQFNETLLDNLNSLKEQMNSSEWKSFESWLRHWLLFQMAQKKPAQPTTAPVQTTTAMEESGVQSKCQLEASAPSVHPGVYRPQCDEEGNYLPKQCWSSTGYCWCVDKNGDELAGTRTRNRLDCNFGLRRLAMPSFSAMKNVNKDK; encoded by the exons ATGTCACAAGAACACCTAGTTTCGAACGAAGCTGCCCTCCCGGGAGAGGAGACCGTTCTAATTAGGAATGACAG TGGCAGAGGCTCCTCCAGTCGTGGCTGGAAGATCGGTGGATTCACTTTACTGGGGCTGCTTCTGATTGCTGGCCAGGCGATCACTGTTTACTTTGTGATGGCGCAGAAGGGACAGATCTCCTCCCTACAGGAACACACAGACATACTGAAGAAACAGCTCAACAACCAGCAGCATGCTC CCCTGTCTCCTCCCAAGATGCTGCGTATGCCCATGTTCCACATGCCCATGCTGGTCAGCAACTTTGCTGATGAGAAGCCCAAGAAGATCCCCATGACG CCCCTCGAGGACACTGCCACAGTGAGCGTGGAGGAGCAAGTCAAGGGCCTGCTGCAG CAGGAGGATCCTGACCAGACTCTGCCCCAGTTCAACGAGACTCTGCTTGATAACCTGAACAGCCTGAAGGAACAGATGAACAGCTCCGAGTGGAAG AGTTTTGAGTCCTGGCTCCGTCATTGGCTGCTCTTTCAGATGGCCCAAAAGAAACCAGCTCAGCCCACCACAGCTCCAGTGCAGACCACCACCGCTATGGAAG AGTCTGGTGTGCAGTCCAAGTGTCAGCTGGAAGCCTCAGCCCCCTCTGTTCATCCCGGTGTGTACCGCCCTCAGTGTGATGAGGAGGGCAACTACCTGCCCAAGCAGTGCTGGTCCAGCACTGGGTACTGCTGGTGTGTGGACAAGAATGGAGACGAGCTGGCCGGAACCAGAACCCGCAATCGTCTGGACTGCAACTTTG GCCTACGCAGGTTGGCGATGCCCAGCTTCTCTGCAATGAAGAATGTCAATAAAG